One genomic region from Brassica napus cultivar Da-Ae unplaced genomic scaffold, Da-Ae ScsIHWf_373;HRSCAF=589, whole genome shotgun sequence encodes:
- the LOC106455050 gene encoding aquaporin NIP3-1 isoform X1: MSKPLTFSEKSILSMAEISGITVRTQTTILNIEDGRSSGDSRLPDSPCSLICISFVQKLIGEFVGTFSLVFAGCSATVVNDTYGELVTLPGIALAWGLTVMVMTYSIGHVSGAHFNPAVSIALASSRKFPFKQVPGYIAAQLLGSTLAAEALRLMFHLNNNVCSLKGDVYVGTRPSGSNTATFIVELIATFNLLFVISAVATDKRANRSFAGVAIGATVVLNILFSGPISGASMNPARSLAPAYIWGCYKNLWLYIVSPVIGALIGAWTYNMLRSTNKSYGEIIRPNCNKVSSNDHQEASQDDSCVLRVVDPNNRKIFILSSPTDINETCNVTCKLA; the protein is encoded by the exons ATGAGCAAACCATTAACATTTTCTGAGAAAAGTATCTTATCAATGGCCGAGATCTCTGGTATTACTGTTCGGACACAAACCACCATCTTAAACATCGAAGATGGTAGATCCAGTGGTGATTCCCGGTTACCAGATTCCCCCTGTTCTCTTATATGCATATCCTTCGTTCAAAAG TTGATAGGCGAGTTCGTGGGGACATTCTCTCTTGTATTTGCGGGATGCTCGGCAACCGTGGTAAATGATACGTACGGTGAACTGGTGACACTTCCCGGCATAGCTTTGGCATGGGGTCTAACCGTAATGGTTATGACCTACTCAATTGGTCATGTCTCCGGTGCTCATTTCAATCCTGCTGTTTCCATTGCGCTTGCTTCTTCTAGAAAGTTTCCTTTTAAACAG GTACCGGGGTATATTGCCGCTCAACTTCTCGGATCAACCTTAGCGGCCGAAGCTCTCAGGCTCATGTTCCATCTGAATAACAACGTTTGTAGCCTCAAAGGCGATGTTTATGTGGGAACACGCCCTTCAGGTTCCAACACAGCGACATTCATAGTGGAACTCATCGCTACTTTCAACTTGTTGTTTGTTATTTCGGCTGTAGCTACTGATAAACGAGCAAACAGATCATTCGCAGGCGTTGCTATTGGTGCAACCGTAGTACTCAACATCTTGTTCAGCGG ACCAATCTCGGGAGCATCAATGAATCCAGCAAGAAGCTTGGCTCCTGCTTATATATGGGGATGTTATAAGAACTTATGGTTATATATAGTTTCACCGGTTATTGGAGCATTGATAGGTGCATGGACTTATAATATGTTACGGTCTACAAATAAATCATATGGTGAGATAATACGTCCAAATTGCAACAAAGTTTCTTCGAACGATCACCAAGAAGCATCTCAAGACGACTCTTGTGTTCTTCGAGTTGTTGACCCAAATAACCGGAAAATTTTTATACTTTCATCGCCCACAGACATCAACGAAACATGTAATGTCACTTGCAAGTTGGCATAA
- the LOC106455050 gene encoding aquaporin NIP3-1 isoform X2, with amino-acid sequence MSKPLTFSEKSILSMAEISGITVRTQTTILNIEDGRSSGDSRLPDSPCSLICISFVQKLIGEFVGTFSLVFAGCSATVVNDTYGELVTLPGIALAWGLTVMVMTYSIGHVSGAHFNPAVSIALASSRKFPFKQTNLGSINESSKKLGSCLYMGML; translated from the exons ATGAGCAAACCATTAACATTTTCTGAGAAAAGTATCTTATCAATGGCCGAGATCTCTGGTATTACTGTTCGGACACAAACCACCATCTTAAACATCGAAGATGGTAGATCCAGTGGTGATTCCCGGTTACCAGATTCCCCCTGTTCTCTTATATGCATATCCTTCGTTCAAAAG TTGATAGGCGAGTTCGTGGGGACATTCTCTCTTGTATTTGCGGGATGCTCGGCAACCGTGGTAAATGATACGTACGGTGAACTGGTGACACTTCCCGGCATAGCTTTGGCATGGGGTCTAACCGTAATGGTTATGACCTACTCAATTGGTCATGTCTCCGGTGCTCATTTCAATCCTGCTGTTTCCATTGCGCTTGCTTCTTCTAGAAAGTTTCCTTTTAAACAG ACCAATCTCGGGAGCATCAATGAATCCAGCAAGAAGCTTGGCTCCTGCTTATATATGGGGATGTTATAA
- the LOC125603671 gene encoding uncharacterized protein LOC125603671: MEICMISGPRQVACPVRSKRGLLIEEVLDTEEPVYGDDELDDEEELYPYTCNLLIVRLSCLTPRADDHFLQRNKIFQSYCTINGKVCSFVIDSGSSKNVIAADAVTKLDIKDKPHLPPYKLAWLQQTHDLFVTRRALVTFSVGKSYKDKIYCDIAPMDVCHLLLGRPWEFYRRIIYDGFNNTYSFSMDNRKFVLKPSLPASLHLVSHPVLLLQRQPFKATMHEEERVLILLTKAAGPDLFLNIPPDFKELLHEFADVFPDDLPDGLPPLRDIQHCIDFIPDAALPNNSHYHMSPTEHEELRRQVEELVSKGFMRESLSPCAGTGAFDSKRWIVSYGVDSRAINKITVCYHFPIPRIDDLLDLIRTATIFSKLDLKSRYHQICINPGDEWKTAFKTREGLFEWLVMPFGLSNSPSTFMRVMNQALLPFIAKFVVVYFDDILIFSTSLADNIQHLKDVLTILRRDQFFAT; the protein is encoded by the coding sequence atggaaatatgcatgATATCAGGACCCCGTCAAGTCGCATGCCCTGTACGAAGCAAACGTGGATTGCTAATTGAGGAAGTTTTGGATACTGAAGAACCTGTTTATGGCGATGATGAActggatgatgaagaagaattgTACCCTTATACATGTAACCTCTTGATCGTTCGTCTCTCTTGCCTCACACCTCGCGCTGATGATCATTTCCTGCAACGAAACAAGATATTCCAGTCCTATTGCACAATCAATGGAAAAGTTTGTTCTTTTGTCATCGATTCGGGAAGTAGCAAGAATGTGATAGCTGCTGATGCAGTTACCAAACTCGACATCAAGGACAAACCGCACCTGCCGCCTTATAAACTAGCATGGCTTCAGCAGACACATGATCTCTTTGTCACTCGCCGAGCCCTAGTCACGTTTTCGGTGGGAAAGTCATACAAAGATAAGATCTATTGTGACATCGCACCGATGGATGTTTGCCATCTCCTTCTAGGCAGACCTTGGGAATTTTATCGACGGATCATATATGATGGATTCAACAACACTTATAGTTTTAGCATGGACAATCGCAAGTTTGTGTTAAAACCGTCTTTACCAGCCTCACTCCACCTGGTGTCTCACCCTGTTCTTTTGCTCCAACGCCAACCTTTCAAAGCAACCATGCATGAGGAAGAGAGGGTACTTATTCTCCTGACTAAAGCGGCCGGCCCAGACCTTTTTCTAAACATTCCACCCGACTTTAAGGAACTGTTGCACGAGTTCGCTGATGTTTTTCCCGATGATTTGCCAGATGGCTTGCCTCCTCTTCGGGACATACAACATTGTATAGACTTTATACCAGATGCGGCACTGCCCAATAATTCTCATTATCACATGAGCCCCACTGAGCACGAGGAGCTTCGACGTCAAGTTGAAGAACTCGTATCTAAAGGATTCATGCGCGAAAGTTTGAGTCCATGTGCGGGTACCGGCGCTTTTGATTCGAAAAGATGGATTGTCTCGTATGGGGTGGATAGCAGAGCGATAAACAAAATAACAGTCTGTTATCATTTCCCAATTCCACGAATTGACGACTTATTGGATTTAATAAGGACGGCTACGATCTTTTCCAAGCTGGACCTTAAAAGCAGATACCACCAAATTTGCATTAACCCTGGAGACGAGTGGAAGACGGCGTTCAAAACTCGAGAAGGTCTTTTTGAGTGgttggtaatgcccttcggattATCGAATTCTCCTAGCACGTTTATGAGAGTAATGAACCAAGCTCTTCTTCCGTTTATTGCTAAATTCGTGGTTGtctactttgatgacattctcatcttcagtacatcactcgcggACAACATTCAACACCTTAAAGATGTCCTCACCATTTTGCGCCGAGATCAGTTCTTTGCAACTTAA